Sequence from the Maribacter aquivivus genome:
AACAGTCGTGGTGGTATTATGAGCGAAACAGTTTACACTACTCCAGATATTACATCAGAACTTAGTGATGTACAAACTGCAGATGGTTCTTTCTTAAGAACAGAAGTAAATGCAAGTGCTTGGGCATTGTCTTTAGCTGGTTTGTATGAGTTAACTGAAACAACCAACCTTTATGCTAACTTCTCTAAAGGATATTTCTTTCCACAATTAAGAGGTTTTGCTCCAGTACCTGGTATTTCTGAAAGTCCTTACGATGCTGAAAATATTATTCAATTTGAAGCTGGTGCCAAATTCGGTAACGAGAAATTCTCAGGATCTGTTGCAGGGTACTATGTAGGTCTTAAAGATCGTGTATCTATTCGCCAAGCAATTGTAGGTGGTCAATTAATAGATGAAACAAGAGCAGAGCAAAATACAAGAACAATAGGTCTTGAAGCTACCGGAGATTATTCTATTGCACAATACTTAAATCTTCGTGGTAATGTAACATATCAAGATCATGAGATTACAAAGAATACCGATTTCGATTTAGTAAATGGTACTTCTACAGAAGCTAATGTTGGTAACGAATTGGCAAGACAGCCAAACTTATTAGGTGGCTTAGGGTTGTACTATGATAACGCTGCTTTTGATGCAAATTTCGGATTCAACTATACGGGAGCAAAGTTTACAGATGACACCAATAATATAGAATTAGATGCCATAACAATTGGCAGACTAGGTGCAGGTTATACATTCTCAAAAGAAGATAACAACCAGTCTGTTCGTTTAGGGGTGTCAGTTTTTAACCTATTCGATAGTGATGGTATCACAGAAGGTAATCCTAGAGCTGGTTCAGCTGGTCAAACAGAATCTCAATTTTTTGTTGGTAGACCAATTTTACCTAGAAGATTGTTCGTTACAGCGACCTTCAATTTCTAGAAAGAAAGTTTTGTTAGTTTAAGTTTAATTGATAAACACATTGGTAGTTGCAGAATTGCCAATGTGTTTTTTTACTCGATTATCGAGATTTAAATGCTCAGACGCTTGCGTCGAAATATTAATTACGTTTTCAATTCAATGCCTCGCGGGCTTGACCCGAGGTTATTTACTAGATATTATGAAGGAAGAATTATATAAAAAAGCAATTGCAGTATTAGATGCAAATTTTCAAGAAGGTGGTTTTACTATACCTAGTGCAGGTTTATATCCTTTTCAATGGAAATGGGATTCTGGCTTCATCGCCATTGGTTTTGCCCATTACGATGTTGAAAAGGCAAAAACTGAAATGAGAACTTTGCTAGATGCACAATGGGAAAACGGTTTTATACCTCATATCGTTTTTCATACAGAGAACGATTCTTACTTTCCTGGGGCAGATTTTCATCAATCTGAATTGCATCCCTTGTCCTCCAAAAAATATAGGTCTACAGGTATGACCCAGCCGCCGGTAACCGGTTTTGTGCTACAAGAAATGTATCGTATCGCAGAAGATAAGCAAGATATGCTCAACTTTATCAAAGAAGAAATTGATAAGGTATATGAAAATCATGCTTACTTCTATTCAAATAGAGATCCACAAGATGAAGGTTTGGTGTACATCTATCACAACTGGGAATCTGGTACAGATAATTCTCCTGTTTGGGATGATATTTGGAAAACGATGAATCCGCCAGAATATACTTTTGTTCGAAAAGATACTACACATGTTGATGCTTCTCAGCGCCCGACTAAAAGAGAATATGATCACTATTTACATATCATAGATATTGCCAAGCAAAACAATTATGATGATGCTAAAATAGCGGAGCTTTCACCATTTTTGGTTCAAGATCCTTTGTTCAATGCCATGTTAATTAAATCTAATCAGGCATTAGTTGATATGTATATTATGATCGGTGGAAATGAAGAGAAAATTAAGACCATTTTAAAATGGCAATCGAAAAGTATTGAAAGCTTCAATAATAAATTATTTGATGCTGAATTAGGTGCTTATGTGCATTACGATTTAAGAAATGAAAAACCTATTAGGCATATAACGTCTTCATCTTTTTCGCCATTATTCGCAAATATTCCTTCTCAAGAAAGAGCTGAGGTCTTAGTGAAAACAATGATGAATAAATTTGGAGGAGAGGATAAATACCTATGTGCTTCTTTTGATCCTACAAATGATCGATTTAATCCTAAAAAATATTGGAGAGGTCCCGTTTGGATCAATATGAATTGGATGCTCTTTTTAGGACTTAAGAATTATGGTTTTACCGATGTTGCTGCACGTATGAAGCAAGATAGCATTGAGCTTATAGAGAAATATGGCTTCTATGAATATTTTGATTGTAGAAAAGATACTGGTGAAGAGAATACCCCTGGTTATGGAGGCAACAATTTTTCATGGAGTGCTGCTTTGTTTATTGATATGGTGAATACACCATAGTGTTATAAAATGATTTAAAGGTTTAAAAATGAACTACATTGATTATTTTTTAGTCGGATTTTACATAATGGGTATTTTAGGAGTAGGTCTCTTGATCAAAAAAAATAAAAACTAGGATATGAATTACGTTGATTACATTATTATTGTCGTTTACCTAGTTGGATTTTTAGGTTTGGGCTTCATGTTTAAAGATAATAATACGGGTGGAGATTACTTCTTAGGTGGTCGTAAAACATCATGGTTGCCGTTAAGTTTGTCTGCAATGGCTACCCAATTATCTGCTATCAGTTTTATATCGGCTCCTGCTTTTGTTGGTCTCAAAGAAGGTGGTGGTATGCAATGGCTTACCTATGAATTAGGTGTACCCTTGGCTATGGCCTTTTTGTTAATTGCAGTATTGCCAACGTTATATAAATCAGGTATAGTTAGTGTTTATGAATATTTAGAAACACGATTCGATGCTTCTTCTCGATTATTGATAAGTTTTGTTTTTCAAATAAGTAGATCGGTAGCTACTGGGGTTATGGTGTATACTATGGCATTAATTCTACAAGCTACTATCGGATTAGAGTTTTGGATTTCAATTTTAATTATTGGTCTTATAACTATGGTTTATTCTTTTCAAGGCGGAATGAAAGCGGTTATATGGGGAGATGTTATTCAAATGAGTATCCTGTTTATAGGTATAATCATTTGTCTTTATTTTGGATTTAGTGAGCTTGGCGGAGTAGATAATTTTCTTACTCATGTAGATACCGATAGAATTACTGCTGTAGATTTTAATAAATGGGGTTTCAATAATGCCGATGGAAATGATGAATTTGGGTTTTGGCCCATGGTCATTGGTGGCTTTTTTCTTTACGCTTCTTATTACGGTACAGATCAAACTCAGTCGCAACGATTGTTGTCTTCTAGTAGCATGTCTAACCTTAAAAAACTAATGATGGCAAACGGACTCCTTCGTTTTCCGTTTACGTTAACCTATTGTATTATGGGTCTTGTGTTGGGTACATTATTAATGCAAGATGTAACTTTTCAAGAACAAATGGAAACTGTCTATCAAGCTAATATTGGTTCTTTAGCAGGTAAAAAGGCAGATTTAATGGTGCCGGTTTTTATTATTAAATATTTACCTAATGGTGTTATTGGTATATTGATTGTTGCTATAATGTCAGCAGCAATGTCAACCTTAAGTTCAACGGTAAATTCATTATCAGCCGTAACCATGGAAGATTTTGTAAAAAGATTCAACCCTAACATGCCCGATAAAAAATACATGACGTATTCAAAATTGTTGTCCATTTTTTGGGGTCTGGTATGTTTGTTCTTTGCATTTTTTGCGGGTAATATAGAAGGCACGGTCATAGAAGTAATTAATAAGATAAGTTCTGTCTTCTACGGTCCTATTTTAGCAGCTTTCATTTTAGCGATTCTTACTAAGAGAACACATGCGCTTGGTGCCAATATTGGTATTGTAGTAGGGGTGCTGTTCAATATTTATTTATGGTTATATGTGCCACAAATATTTTGGTTCTGGTGGAACGCGCTTGGTTGTTTAGTAACTATATTGGTTGCTTTGGCAGTGAGCTATACTGTCAAAAGGCAAGTTAACGAAGGCTTAGAGGTAACGTATTATTCTGGTAAGAAAGAGGTAGCAATATTACTTGGTTACTTTGTGCTAATTGTACTGTTCAGTATTTCATTACCTAATATTTTGAATTAGAACTATGGCAATGAAATTTGTAATAGCTCCAGACAAGTTTAAAGGTTCTTTAACAGGATTCGAGTTTTGCGATGCGGTAGAAGAGGGTATAAAAATGGTTTTTAAAGATGCCGAAATCATAAAGAAACCCTTAGCTGATGGTGGGGATGGTACTATGGAAGTTGCTAAGCATTATATAAAAGGAGAAGCTGTTACGGTTACTGTAAACGACCCTCTTTTTAGACCTATTAATGCTTCTTATTTATATTCTGATGAAACTAAAATAGCCTATATAGAGATGGCAGAAGCATCAGGATTAAAATTGCTGAATGTTGATGAGTTTAATTGTATGGAAACCACCACATCTGGTACTGGGGAATTAATTTATGATGCATTAGAGAAAGGTGCCACTGAAATAATTTTAGGTATTGGTGGTAGCGCCACAAATGATGGTGGTATGGGCATGGCAAATGCTTTGGGGTATCGTTTTTTAGATGATAACGGTCAAGAATTAATTCCTATCGGAAAAAATCTTTCAAAGGTCAAATCAATAGATGATTCCAATAAAAATAATAGACTTGATTCGGTAAAGGTTAAAGTTGCTTGCGATGTAACCAATCCGTTTTATGGGTTACAAGGTGCAGCCTATATTTATGGGGCACAAAAAGGTGCCTCTGAAAATGAGATTATATATCTAAATCAAGGTTTGTGCAACTTTGCAGAAATTATTAAAAATCGTTATAAAATCGATTTACAGAAAGTAAGTGGTGCCGGTGCAGCTGGCGGTGTTGGTGGTGGTGCCCTTGTTTTTCTGAATGGCGAATTAATTTCAGGAAATAATTTAATAAAGGAACTTGCAGATTTTAATAACGCAATCAAAGGAGCAGATTGGATTATTACTGGTGAAGGTCAGTTAGATGAGCAAACGCTGTCCGGAAAAACTATAGATGGTGTAGTAACATCTGCCAAAATGAATAAAATACCTGTTGCCGCACTTTGCGGATCGGTTAGTATAAGCGTGGCACAACAACAAAAATTTGGTTTAGCTTACGTTGCATCGATTGTAAGAGGTATTTCTACTTTGAAAGAAGCTATGGAACACAGTAAGGACAATCTTGTAAATGCCGCTTTTAACTTTGCAA
This genomic interval carries:
- a CDS encoding amylo-alpha-1,6-glucosidase; the protein is MKEELYKKAIAVLDANFQEGGFTIPSAGLYPFQWKWDSGFIAIGFAHYDVEKAKTEMRTLLDAQWENGFIPHIVFHTENDSYFPGADFHQSELHPLSSKKYRSTGMTQPPVTGFVLQEMYRIAEDKQDMLNFIKEEIDKVYENHAYFYSNRDPQDEGLVYIYHNWESGTDNSPVWDDIWKTMNPPEYTFVRKDTTHVDASQRPTKREYDHYLHIIDIAKQNNYDDAKIAELSPFLVQDPLFNAMLIKSNQALVDMYIMIGGNEEKIKTILKWQSKSIESFNNKLFDAELGAYVHYDLRNEKPIRHITSSSFSPLFANIPSQERAEVLVKTMMNKFGGEDKYLCASFDPTNDRFNPKKYWRGPVWINMNWMLFLGLKNYGFTDVAARMKQDSIELIEKYGFYEYFDCRKDTGEENTPGYGGNNFSWSAALFIDMVNTP
- a CDS encoding sodium:solute symporter translates to MNYVDYIIIVVYLVGFLGLGFMFKDNNTGGDYFLGGRKTSWLPLSLSAMATQLSAISFISAPAFVGLKEGGGMQWLTYELGVPLAMAFLLIAVLPTLYKSGIVSVYEYLETRFDASSRLLISFVFQISRSVATGVMVYTMALILQATIGLEFWISILIIGLITMVYSFQGGMKAVIWGDVIQMSILFIGIIICLYFGFSELGGVDNFLTHVDTDRITAVDFNKWGFNNADGNDEFGFWPMVIGGFFLYASYYGTDQTQSQRLLSSSSMSNLKKLMMANGLLRFPFTLTYCIMGLVLGTLLMQDVTFQEQMETVYQANIGSLAGKKADLMVPVFIIKYLPNGVIGILIVAIMSAAMSTLSSTVNSLSAVTMEDFVKRFNPNMPDKKYMTYSKLLSIFWGLVCLFFAFFAGNIEGTVIEVINKISSVFYGPILAAFILAILTKRTHALGANIGIVVGVLFNIYLWLYVPQIFWFWWNALGCLVTILVALAVSYTVKRQVNEGLEVTYYSGKKEVAILLGYFVLIVLFSISLPNILN
- a CDS encoding glycerate kinase, which encodes MKFVIAPDKFKGSLTGFEFCDAVEEGIKMVFKDAEIIKKPLADGGDGTMEVAKHYIKGEAVTVTVNDPLFRPINASYLYSDETKIAYIEMAEASGLKLLNVDEFNCMETTTSGTGELIYDALEKGATEIILGIGGSATNDGGMGMANALGYRFLDDNGQELIPIGKNLSKVKSIDDSNKNNRLDSVKVKVACDVTNPFYGLQGAAYIYGAQKGASENEIIYLNQGLCNFAEIIKNRYKIDLQKVSGAGAAGGVGGGALVFLNGELISGNNLIKELADFNNAIKGADWIITGEGQLDEQTLSGKTIDGVVTSAKMNKIPVAALCGSVSISVAQQQKFGLAYVASIVRGISTLKEAMEHSKDNLVNAAFNFASLIK